Part of the Segatella copri genome is shown below.
GGCGGGTGCTAAGGTCCGTCCCCGAGAGGAGAAGAATCCAGACCGCCGTCTAAGGTCCCGGAGTTCTGCCTGAGTTAGTCTAACGAAGTCTGGTCCCTATGACAGCTAGGATGTTGGCTTGGAAGCAGCCATTCATTCAAAGAGTGCGTAACAGCTCACTAGTCGAGGGTCCGGGCATGGATAATAATCGGGTATAAGGCAGACACCGAAGGCGCGGGATAGCAATTATAAAAGTATCGGTAGGGGAGCATACTCACAGCGTCGAATGGTGTACGTAAGTTATCCTGGAGCGGTGAGTAAAGCAAATGTAGGAATAAGTAACGATAAGGAGGGTTAGATTCCCTCCCGCTGTAAGACCAAGGTTTCCCGGGCAATGCCAATCAGCCCGGGGTCAGTCGGGTCCTAAGTCTAAGCCGAACGGCGATGGCGATGGCAGAGACGGTTAATATTCCGTCACTGCCGCATGGGGCGATGTGGAGACGGAGCAGTGAAACCACCGCGGGGCGACGGAAGTCCCCGTTGAAGGGTGTAGGTGTTGAGGAGAGCAGGCAAATCCACTCTCCGAGCTGAACCTGACAGTACGGAGTCCTCCTCGGAGGAATCTGATAGTGTGGGTAATCATACTCCCGAGAAAATCCGCTAAGCTTAACCCATGCGGCACCCGTACCGCAAACGGACACACGTGGTCGGGTAGAACATACTAAGGCGTTGAGAGATTCATGGTTAAGGAACTAGGCAAATTGACCCTGTAACTTCGGGATAAAGGGTCCTCGTGATGAGCGAGGCGCAGAGAATAGGTCCAGGCAACTGTTTAACAAAAACACAGGGCTGTGCAAACTCGAAAGATGACGTATACAGCCTGACACCTGCCCGGTGCCGGAAGGTTAAGAGGAGATGTCACCAGCAATGGGAAGCATTGAATTGAAGCCCCGGTAAACGGCGGCCGTAACTATAACGGTCCTAAGGTAGCGAAATTCCTTGTCGGGTAAGTTCCGACCTGCACGAATGGTGTAATGATCCGGACGCTGTCTCAACCATGAGCTCAGTGAAATTGTAGTATCGGTGAAGATGCCGATTACCCGCGATGGGACGAAAAGACCCCGTGAACCTTTACTACAGCTTAGCATTGACCTTGGTCATCCGATGTGTAGGATAGGCCGGAGGCTTTGAAGCGGGAGCGCCAGCTTTCGTGGAGCCATCCTTGAAATACGGCCCTTTGGCTGTCTGAGGTCTAACTCGCTAGTGCGAGGACACTGCTTGGTGGGTAGTTTGACTGGGGTGGTCGCCTCCAAAAGCGTAACGGAGGCTTCCAAAGGTGCCCTCGGGTCGATTGGTAACCGACCTCAAAGAGTGCAATGGCATAAGGGCGCTTGACTGGGAGGCAGACATGCCGAGCAGGCAGGAAACTGGGGCATAGTGATCCGGCGGATGTGTATGGAAACTCCGTCGCTCAAAGGATAAAAGGTACTCCGGGGATAACAGGCTGATCCCCCCCAAGAGCTCATATCGACGGGGTGGTTTGGCACCTCGATGTCGGCTCGTCACATCCTGGGGCTGGAGAAGGTCCCAAGGGTTGGGCTGTTCGCCCATTAAAGTGGCACGCGAGCTGGGTTCAGAACGTCGTGAGACAGTTCGGTCTCTATCTATCGTGGGCGTGGGAGTTTTGAGTGGTGCCGTCACTAGTACGAGAGGACCGTGATGGACAGACCTCCGGTTTACCAGTTGTGCCGCCAGGCGCACCGCTGGGTATCTGAGTCTGGATTGGATAAGCGCTGAAAGCATCTAAGTGCGAAGCCAGCCGCAAGATGAGAACTCCATTGAGGGTCGTCAGAGACGATGACGTTGATAGGATGCAGGTGTAAAGACAGCGATGTCAAAGCCGAGCATTACTAATTGCCCGAACACTTTCTTTAAATAAGTTCATAGTTTCAACTGTATGTACAGTCTGAATGGTGCTGAAAGTTGTAATTCAACATTCAACAATCAACATTCAACATTACTTATACGTTTGCTTGTGTGCAAATACGTCATAACCCATTATCAGGTGGTTATTGCGGTGAGGTCCCACCTCTTCCCATTCCGAACAGAGAAGTTAAGCTCACTTGCGCCGATGGTACTGCAATGCAATGCGGGAGAGTAGGTAGCCGCCTCCTTTTATCAAGAGCCTCAGATTTCGAAAGATTTCTGAGGCTTTTTTGTTTTTCCCACAGATTTCACAGATGCTCACAGATTTTTCCCAAATCTTTACATGAGAGATACAGAAAACCGGAAAACATTCTTTCAATCAACGACTTAGAAGATTGTGTACGAAAAGAATGCTGAAATAATGTAGAATTTCGTAGAATGATATTAATTTTTTAACACGCATAATTTGCTAGTTTCCAACAATTATCTTATATTTGCAAAGAGTTTCTGTGTCTCTTATGTAGAGATTCAGATGAACGACATCAAATAACGAACTTGATTCGCATGATGAAAGAGACAAATATACACTCACAGGTAACGTCCACTATTGCAGGGGACGACGGCGAAGCCGTGGCAAAAAGTGAACAAAACGCTAAGAAAAAGGTTCCGGAAAAGCCTAATGAAGGGCTTGAAAAACCTGCTGATGCAGGATGGTATGTGGCTGTAGTGAGAGTGAATTGTGAAACGAGAATAGCTGATTCTATACGAATCAATCTTAATCACAATCATGTTTGGTTTGATTACTGGATTCCCAAGGTAAAAGTAGTTTATATAGACAAACGGTCCAATAAGCGAAAAGTGAAAGAAAAGCTATTTCTTTCCACCTTTATCTTTTGCAATGTTTCTCCGAGACAACTTGACAAAATCCGATTCCGTTCGGATGTGTATAAGATGCTGACGATGCCAGGTCAAAGGAAAATATATCAAATTCCCGACCAGGTTGTTGCCAACTATCGATATTTTGTAGAGAATGATGAAGAGCCTGTCACTGCTGCCCCTGTTCCTTTGAAGAAAGGAATCAAAGTGCGAGTGGTAGCAGGCAGCATGAAAGGTGCGGAAGCATACGTACAGAGCTATAATGGCAAGAAAGCCGTCATCGGCAGCGAAATCAAGTATATCAGTGGTGCAACGCTTACGATAAGTAGAAATTTACTCGAAGTCGTAGAAGAAGATTAAGTTGTAGAATGCTCTTGTTGCATAAAAATGGAACCGTTGGTATACATTCTTGAAGTTTCACGGAAAACCCTTATCTTTGCACCTAAAAAAGGAGATACAATTATGAATACAGCTACATATACATTATATGTCCCTGCAACCGATATTTCTCTTTTCAAATCATTGATTAAGAAATTCGGGTGGGTTGCCAAAAAGCAAAAAGCCCCTAAGGCTTGTAGATTAGACAAGGCATTAGAAGCAGCAAAGAATGAAAAACTCTTTGCTACTAATGATTTGGATGAATTAATGAAGAGTCTTGCTTTAACCGATACAGGTACACATAGTGACATTTTTGGCTGGTAGCCCACTAATATGAGTTATCTGAGTAAAATGTTATAGTAAGTTATAGCAAAGCGGTCCCATCCCGCACAACCATGGCGAGGGCTTTGATGCCCCGCCAACCTTATAGCGTAGCGGTTC
Proteins encoded:
- a CDS encoding transcription termination/antitermination NusG family protein is translated as MMKETNIHSQVTSTIAGDDGEAVAKSEQNAKKKVPEKPNEGLEKPADAGWYVAVVRVNCETRIADSIRINLNHNHVWFDYWIPKVKVVYIDKRSNKRKVKEKLFLSTFIFCNVSPRQLDKIRFRSDVYKMLTMPGQRKIYQIPDQVVANYRYFVENDEEPVTAAPVPLKKGIKVRVVAGSMKGAEAYVQSYNGKKAVIGSEIKYISGATLTISRNLLEVVEED